Proteins encoded in a region of the Mariprofundus ferrinatatus genome:
- the gluQRS gene encoding tRNA glutamyl-Q(34) synthetase GluQRS — MQLRTRFAPSPTGLLHVGNAYSALLCRQWAQENGAELLLRIEDIDHTRCRPQFIESILEDLAWLGIEWPQPVRIQSRHLEDYRSAIHRLRELGVIYPCFCTRKSIRQEMERMALAPHAGDVAGLYPGICRDLSEGERAKRMEKYPFAWRLDIGKALAKVELPLIWREADGTAQAALIDHDEVIGRKDISFSYHLSVVVDDAIQGITDIIRGEDLKAATGIHRLLQRLLELPEPTYHHHRLLKTTSGERLAKRNSATTLASLRGMGIAPEQLRGFLLNQQQPVWPFAEQDNNNNREKIVRLLGNS, encoded by the coding sequence ATGCAGCTGCGTACAAGGTTTGCCCCCAGCCCCACCGGGCTGCTGCATGTCGGCAACGCCTATTCAGCCCTGCTCTGCCGGCAGTGGGCTCAAGAGAACGGTGCCGAGCTGCTGCTGCGCATTGAAGATATCGATCATACCCGCTGCCGGCCGCAATTTATCGAATCCATCCTGGAGGATCTGGCCTGGCTGGGAATTGAATGGCCGCAACCTGTACGCATTCAGAGCAGGCACCTTGAGGATTACCGCTCCGCCATCCATCGTCTTCGCGAGCTCGGTGTCATCTACCCCTGCTTCTGCACCCGCAAAAGCATCCGCCAGGAGATGGAGCGTATGGCTCTTGCTCCGCACGCGGGAGATGTCGCAGGCCTCTATCCCGGTATCTGCCGTGATCTCTCCGAGGGCGAGCGGGCAAAACGCATGGAGAAATATCCCTTTGCATGGCGCCTCGATATCGGCAAGGCGCTGGCAAAGGTAGAATTACCGCTTATCTGGCGTGAAGCGGATGGTACTGCCCAGGCTGCATTGATCGATCATGACGAGGTGATTGGGCGCAAGGATATCTCCTTCAGCTATCACCTCTCCGTCGTGGTCGACGACGCCATACAGGGAATCACCGACATCATCCGCGGAGAGGATCTCAAAGCGGCTACCGGCATTCATCGCCTGTTGCAGAGGCTACTGGAGCTGCCCGAGCCGACCTACCATCACCACCGCCTGCTGAAGACCACATCAGGCGAACGGTTGGCCAAACGCAATAGCGCAACCACACTTGCCAGCCTGCGCGGGATGGGTATCGCGCCCGAACAGCTGCGTGGCTTTCTGCTCAATCAGCAACAGCCTGTCTGGCCGTTTGCAGAGCAGGATAATAACAATAATCGTGAAAAGATCGTGCGTTTACTTGGCAACAGCTGA
- the hisS gene encoding histidine--tRNA ligase → MAGKSLQSIRGIHDGLPDEVRKWRRVESAARRIFGTFACSEVRLPVLEPTELFVRSIGEETDIVSKEMYCFVDQGEDHICLRPEGTAGAVRAYLQAGLTRSGAQRWFYIGPMFRRERPQKGRLRQFQQIGMELFGASGPIEDAEVLAMAQAFLTELGIAGLRLEINSLGCPECRPGYRDRLVEYLNARADRLCETCNDRITKNPMRVLDCKVASCQAALTDAPEMVGHLCDACDVHFTGLKAGLDALAVPYQLNARIVRGLDYYNRTAFEFVTDQLGAQGTVLAGGRYDGLVESLGGPATPAIGFAAGLERLAMLLEDDEAAGIDVAVVALGAESINYSLTQASGLRAAGLSVVHCGGGAAKRQFKMADREAARFVAVIGGDEMAAGKVALKNMASGEQQTLTLAEVIRAVSA, encoded by the coding sequence TGGCTGGAAAAAGTTTGCAGAGTATTCGAGGTATCCATGACGGCTTGCCCGATGAGGTGCGTAAGTGGCGCAGGGTGGAGTCTGCTGCGCGCAGGATATTTGGCACCTTCGCCTGTTCCGAGGTGCGTTTGCCGGTGCTTGAGCCGACCGAGCTTTTTGTGCGCTCGATCGGTGAAGAGACCGATATCGTTTCCAAGGAGATGTACTGCTTTGTCGACCAGGGCGAGGATCACATCTGCCTGCGCCCGGAAGGTACGGCCGGGGCCGTGCGCGCCTACCTGCAGGCGGGGCTGACCCGCTCCGGCGCCCAGCGCTGGTTCTATATCGGCCCGATGTTCCGCCGCGAGCGACCGCAGAAGGGGCGGCTCCGGCAGTTCCAGCAGATCGGGATGGAGCTGTTCGGCGCCTCCGGCCCGATCGAGGATGCGGAAGTGTTGGCGATGGCGCAGGCGTTCCTGACTGAGCTTGGCATTGCCGGATTAAGACTGGAGATCAATTCGCTCGGTTGCCCTGAGTGCCGTCCCGGTTATCGCGACCGACTGGTTGAATATCTCAACGCCCGTGCCGACAGGTTGTGTGAAACCTGCAACGACCGTATCACCAAGAACCCGATGCGCGTGCTCGATTGCAAGGTGGCCTCCTGCCAGGCGGCATTGACCGATGCGCCTGAGATGGTCGGCCACCTCTGCGATGCCTGCGATGTTCACTTCACCGGCCTGAAAGCGGGGTTGGATGCACTCGCCGTTCCCTATCAACTCAATGCCCGCATCGTGCGCGGTCTTGATTACTACAACCGGACCGCTTTTGAGTTTGTCACCGACCAGCTTGGAGCTCAGGGCACCGTACTGGCTGGCGGTCGATACGACGGCCTGGTCGAGAGCCTTGGCGGGCCTGCAACACCCGCCATCGGCTTCGCGGCAGGTCTTGAGCGCCTTGCCATGCTGCTCGAAGATGATGAAGCTGCAGGCATCGATGTGGCCGTGGTGGCTCTGGGTGCTGAGTCCATCAACTACTCGCTCACACAGGCTTCCGGTCTTCGTGCTGCCGGACTGTCGGTTGTTCATTGCGGTGGCGGAGCAGCCAAGAGGCAGTTCAAGATGGCCGATCGCGAGGCGGCCCGATTTGTTGCTGTCATCGGTGGCGATGAGATGGCTGCCGGCAAGGTGGCGCTGAAGAATATGGCAAGCGGCGAGCAGCAAACGCTTACACTGGCTGAGGTTATTCGGGCCGTTTCGGCCTGA
- a CDS encoding cupin domain-containing protein: MKQGNILSTIPADLPEELSELLVHNSNLRIERIVSRGHRSDEGFWYDQDEDEWVLLLHGSARLQFEDKVLTISAGDHILIPAHTRHRVCWTDPDVESIWLAIFSKEPLR; this comes from the coding sequence ATGAAACAGGGCAATATACTCTCAACCATCCCGGCCGATCTTCCGGAAGAGTTGAGTGAGCTGCTTGTTCACAACAGCAACCTCCGCATCGAGCGTATCGTATCGAGAGGGCACCGGTCGGATGAAGGATTCTGGTACGATCAGGATGAGGATGAGTGGGTACTGTTGCTTCACGGCTCCGCCCGCCTGCAGTTTGAGGACAAGGTGCTGACCATCTCTGCGGGGGATCACATCTTAATACCTGCGCATACCAGGCACCGTGTCTGCTGGACCGATCCCGATGTCGAGAGCATCTGGCTCGCCATCTTCTCCAAAGAGCCCCTCCGCTGA
- a CDS encoding DUF4126 domain-containing protein codes for MEQLDQIAAVLALTMGAAWASGINLYAAILVLGLMGSTGSIDLPPGLEILSDPLVLFAAGAMYFVEFFADKIPGVDTGWDLMHTFVRIPAGAMMAAGAVGEVDPVVGLAAAILGGGLAATTHAAKAGSRALINTSPEPFSNWTASILEDVAVVAGLWTALNHPTLFLALMLAFIVLMIWLLPKLWRGIKLVFRKLRTFFGGKEPEPKPEAIGPIQQAESNRESDTPQVREP; via the coding sequence ATGGAACAGCTTGATCAGATCGCTGCGGTTCTTGCACTGACCATGGGTGCTGCATGGGCCAGCGGCATCAATCTCTATGCAGCTATTCTGGTTCTGGGGCTGATGGGCTCAACCGGCAGTATCGATCTGCCGCCCGGACTGGAGATTCTCTCCGATCCGCTGGTGCTTTTTGCTGCCGGTGCGATGTATTTCGTTGAATTTTTCGCCGATAAGATACCGGGTGTCGATACGGGATGGGATCTCATGCACACCTTTGTACGCATTCCTGCCGGAGCCATGATGGCCGCCGGCGCGGTCGGTGAGGTTGATCCGGTTGTGGGCCTGGCGGCTGCCATTCTCGGTGGCGGGTTGGCGGCCACAACACACGCGGCCAAGGCGGGATCGCGCGCGCTGATCAACACCTCCCCCGAACCTTTTTCCAACTGGACCGCCTCGATCCTTGAGGATGTGGCGGTGGTGGCAGGGTTGTGGACGGCACTGAACCATCCGACCCTTTTCCTGGCCCTGATGCTGGCGTTTATCGTACTGATGATCTGGCTGCTGCCGAAGCTCTGGCGCGGTATCAAGCTGGTGTTCAGAAAGCTGCGTACCTTCTTCGGCGGCAAAGAGCCGGAACCGAAACCAGAGGCGATTGGGCCGATTCAACAGGCCGAATCAAACAGGGAAAGCGACACCCCTCAAGTCAGGGAGCCCTGA
- a CDS encoding DUF2726 domain-containing protein → MNAQTWTVMLLTLAVALVLTLVVINRGKTKKTRGDQPLPPPPVQLSIVEQCCLQTLQQVAGREYNIRNKVSPTALALDGAEHIRQRLDFVLFGKKSGKPACVVQLKSATNHDETVLDKALADAELPLYRLPRKSSYSFLEISELLAPHLETPSPSPDEMLATISMQAFHVCSKCQSPMSLKRASSGPHKGVLFWVCPGYPGNCSGVELYNE, encoded by the coding sequence ATGAATGCACAAACCTGGACCGTCATGCTGCTAACGTTGGCTGTTGCGCTGGTGCTGACGCTTGTTGTGATAAACAGAGGCAAAACAAAAAAAACGCGCGGCGATCAACCCCTGCCTCCACCACCGGTTCAACTGAGCATAGTCGAGCAGTGCTGCCTGCAGACGCTGCAGCAGGTAGCAGGCAGAGAGTACAATATCCGCAACAAGGTCAGTCCGACAGCACTCGCTCTCGATGGCGCTGAACATATCCGGCAGCGGCTGGATTTTGTCCTGTTCGGCAAAAAAAGCGGTAAACCTGCCTGTGTAGTGCAGCTGAAATCTGCAACAAACCATGATGAAACTGTGCTCGACAAGGCGCTTGCCGATGCAGAACTTCCGCTCTACCGGCTACCGCGAAAAAGCAGCTATTCCTTCCTGGAGATCAGCGAACTTCTGGCGCCACACCTTGAAACGCCGTCCCCGTCACCGGATGAGATGCTGGCCACGATATCGATGCAGGCTTTCCACGTTTGCAGCAAATGCCAGTCGCCAATGAGCCTTAAACGCGCCAGCAGCGGCCCTCATAAAGGGGTCCTGTTCTGGGTATGCCCGGGTTATCCCGGCAACTGCTCCGGCGTAGAACTCTACAACGAATAA
- the gpmI gene encoding 2,3-bisphosphoglycerate-independent phosphoglycerate mutase: MNSNSAKPVLLIVMDGWGMGSGGPEDAIAQSSTPVFDRLWSSCAHTTLMTHGPFVGLPAKKDMGGSEVGHLTMGAGEILDQGPTRINKAIADGSFFDSEALKQVMATGDEGGTIHLIGLLSDGNIHSHLDHFQSLINHAFERGIKSLRVHALFDGRDVGIQTAQKFVCELEEDFTFINSHEGFNYHFASGGGRERIVMDRDRDWAKVEEGWNLMVHGKGRHHFPSMMAAINHFRSEKPDLIDQDMEGFVVVDEADHPVGAMQDGDAVVMVNFRGDRAIEITEAFELVDFDGFDRGNRPDVLYAGMMVYDEDRNLPKLQLMGPTKVDNPFGRRILNLGIKQFRLTETQKYPHVTFFFNGGYRQPLDPAMEDYILIPSDKKVSFADAPAMKANEIADKAVELIESDQYGFGLINFANADMVGHCGMMAPAIKAIETVDAAVGRIVDALEKAGGKALITADHGNAEEMLVFAKDGAQEASTKHSINPVPCILFDPTYDGSYNLRQPDDEQTIETKPGLAHLAATLFEMMGQQVPDDIYPSLIVRN, translated from the coding sequence TTGAATAGTAACAGCGCAAAACCGGTACTGCTGATCGTTATGGACGGCTGGGGCATGGGCTCCGGCGGCCCCGAGGATGCAATTGCCCAATCCAGTACACCTGTCTTCGACCGCCTCTGGTCCAGCTGTGCACATACCACGCTGATGACGCACGGACCATTTGTCGGTCTGCCTGCCAAGAAGGATATGGGCGGCTCCGAGGTGGGACACCTGACCATGGGCGCCGGAGAGATACTCGATCAGGGCCCCACCCGTATCAATAAAGCCATTGCCGACGGCTCCTTTTTCGACTCCGAGGCTTTGAAGCAGGTGATGGCAACGGGCGATGAAGGGGGCACGATCCACTTGATCGGGCTGCTTTCCGACGGCAATATCCACTCTCATCTCGACCACTTCCAGTCACTGATCAACCACGCCTTCGAGCGCGGCATCAAGTCACTGCGTGTACATGCGCTGTTTGACGGGCGCGATGTCGGTATCCAGACCGCCCAGAAATTTGTCTGCGAACTGGAAGAGGATTTCACCTTTATCAACAGCCATGAGGGCTTCAACTACCACTTCGCCAGCGGCGGCGGCAGGGAGCGGATTGTCATGGACCGCGACCGCGACTGGGCCAAGGTTGAGGAGGGGTGGAACCTGATGGTACACGGCAAGGGTCGTCACCACTTCCCTTCCATGATGGCAGCCATCAACCATTTCCGAAGCGAAAAGCCCGACCTGATCGATCAGGACATGGAGGGGTTTGTCGTCGTCGACGAAGCAGATCACCCGGTTGGCGCCATGCAGGACGGCGATGCTGTGGTGATGGTTAATTTCCGCGGCGACCGCGCCATCGAGATCACTGAAGCGTTCGAGCTTGTCGACTTTGACGGTTTTGACCGCGGCAACCGCCCTGATGTTCTCTATGCCGGCATGATGGTTTACGACGAGGATCGCAACCTGCCAAAGTTGCAGCTGATGGGGCCGACCAAGGTCGATAACCCGTTCGGGCGGCGTATCCTCAACCTCGGCATCAAGCAGTTCCGCCTGACCGAAACGCAGAAATATCCGCACGTTACCTTCTTTTTCAATGGCGGTTACCGCCAGCCGCTCGATCCTGCAATGGAGGATTACATCCTGATCCCCTCGGACAAGAAGGTCTCCTTTGCCGATGCGCCTGCCATGAAGGCGAACGAGATTGCAGACAAGGCTGTTGAACTGATTGAGTCGGATCAGTACGGATTCGGGCTGATCAACTTTGCCAACGCCGACATGGTCGGACACTGCGGCATGATGGCGCCTGCCATCAAAGCGATTGAGACCGTCGATGCTGCGGTAGGGCGTATCGTCGATGCCCTTGAAAAAGCGGGTGGAAAAGCCCTGATCACGGCCGATCACGGCAATGCCGAGGAGATGCTGGTGTTTGCCAAGGACGGGGCGCAAGAGGCCTCTACCAAGCACTCGATCAATCCGGTGCCATGCATCCTGTTCGATCCGACTTATGACGGTTCCTACAATCTGCGCCAGCCGGATGATGAGCAGACCATCGAGACAAAGCCCGGGCTTGCGCATCTGGCTGCAACCCTGTTCGAGATGATGGGTCAGCAGGTTCCGGATGATATCTACCCCTCGCTAATTGTACGAAACTGA
- a CDS encoding PLP-dependent cysteine synthase family protein, with translation MKTVLDLIGNTPMVQIQHMTSHLPDNIRIHAKLERFNPGGSVKDRPALWMIREGLKTGKLDKSKIILDSTSGNTGIALAMIGAAMGFRVRLVMPGNVSDERKRICRAFGAELIFSDPLEGSDGAIVDARKIYEEDPDHYFKPDQYNNPSNPRAHEESTGPEIWRDSEGKVTHFVASMGTSGTMVGTGRYLKRMNRDIRVIAAEPDSPFHGIEGLKHIESSIVPGVYDAAVHDEKIGIDTDEAYRFTQRLAAEEGILCGQSCGCALAAALKVAEKLAAEGKAGEIVAIFPDGGEKYLTTPVFAGSDRVSYAEGI, from the coding sequence TTGAAGACAGTACTCGACCTGATCGGCAATACGCCGATGGTGCAGATACAGCATATGACCAGCCACCTGCCAGACAACATTCGCATTCACGCCAAGCTTGAGCGCTTCAATCCGGGTGGTTCGGTAAAGGATCGCCCTGCCCTATGGATGATCCGCGAAGGCCTGAAAACCGGCAAGCTGGACAAAAGTAAAATCATTCTCGACTCCACATCCGGCAATACCGGTATCGCGCTGGCGATGATCGGAGCAGCCATGGGTTTTCGCGTGCGGCTGGTGATGCCGGGCAATGTTTCGGATGAACGCAAGCGCATCTGCCGCGCCTTCGGTGCCGAACTGATCTTCTCAGACCCGCTGGAAGGGTCCGATGGCGCCATCGTTGATGCGCGCAAGATCTATGAAGAGGATCCCGATCACTACTTCAAGCCGGATCAGTATAACAACCCCTCTAATCCGCGCGCCCATGAGGAGTCGACAGGCCCTGAGATCTGGCGCGATTCCGAAGGCAAAGTTACCCACTTCGTAGCCTCCATGGGCACATCCGGAACCATGGTTGGTACCGGCCGCTACCTGAAACGGATGAATCGTGATATCCGAGTAATTGCAGCGGAGCCCGACTCCCCTTTCCACGGCATCGAGGGGCTGAAGCATATCGAATCGAGCATCGTGCCGGGTGTTTACGATGCTGCCGTACATGATGAGAAGATCGGCATCGACACCGACGAAGCCTACCGCTTCACCCAGCGCCTTGCCGCTGAAGAGGGTATCCTCTGCGGCCAGTCCTGTGGTTGCGCACTGGCAGCAGCCCTTAAGGTTGCGGAAAAGCTGGCGGCGGAGGGCAAAGCAGGAGAGATTGTCGCCATCTTCCCCGACGGCGGTGAAAAGTATCTCACCACACCGGTCTTTGCCGGCAGTGACCGCGTCTCTTATGCGGAAGGTATTTAA
- a CDS encoding histidine phosphatase family protein: MLRIASILIATATALSAFFVTPASSEEFKPLNIYYVRHGETLGNVTHKHGDYYDRTFSEEGARQVAELTAKLDEIEFDHIVTSPKYRAMNTIFPYLKKHNLKADIWPELAECCWQKERGDKATRIGRDDHIEVEPGMQPYFTFAEKTDSREFKARNYGDGLLMVSLAYERLLKNYSGSGKTILVVGHYHSGGRLIEMLQGYYPEGNYQLWNARITQLQEQEDGSFSLIASNY; encoded by the coding sequence ATGTTACGCATAGCAAGCATCCTGATAGCAACTGCCACTGCCCTGAGTGCTTTCTTTGTCACGCCGGCCAGTTCCGAAGAGTTCAAGCCGCTGAACATCTATTACGTCCGCCACGGAGAAACGCTTGGCAACGTCACCCACAAGCATGGCGACTACTATGATCGAACCTTCTCCGAAGAGGGGGCACGACAGGTTGCAGAACTGACAGCCAAACTTGATGAGATCGAGTTCGATCATATTGTTACCAGCCCCAAATACAGGGCCATGAACACGATTTTTCCTTATCTGAAAAAGCACAACCTGAAGGCTGATATCTGGCCGGAACTGGCCGAATGCTGCTGGCAAAAGGAGCGGGGAGACAAGGCGACGCGTATCGGCAGGGACGACCACATCGAAGTGGAGCCTGGGATGCAGCCCTATTTCACCTTTGCCGAAAAAACAGACTCCCGCGAATTCAAGGCGCGCAACTATGGCGATGGCTTGCTGATGGTCTCCCTGGCTTATGAGCGGCTGCTCAAAAACTACAGCGGCAGCGGCAAAACCATTCTGGTTGTTGGCCACTACCACTCCGGAGGCCGCCTGATCGAGATGTTGCAGGGCTACTATCCGGAAGGGAACTACCAGCTGTGGAATGCGCGAATCACCCAGCTGCAGGAACAAGAAGATGGTAGTTTCAGCCTGATCGCCAGCAACTACTGA
- a CDS encoding MFS transporter, protein MNSAEKSSVFSIAGIYGLRMLGLFLILPVFALYAEGLEGVTPTTIGLALGIYGFTMAMLQIPFGWLSDRIGRKPVIAGGLLIFAVGSVVAAMADSIWMVIVGRALQGSGAIAAAMMALLADLTREEVRTKAMAVVGMTIGFSFTVALIAGPMLNNWVGVDGIFWLTALFALLGIAVLFLLVPNPDHLSMHCDVEAVPGEFGRILKDGQLLRLDFGIMILHSIMMALFIALPFVLRDHLSIDAVDHPWVYLPVLLVAIVFMVPLIIIAEKKEKMKQVFLLCISLITVSCILLGLWHDSMFSVIAALLLFFIAYNVLEATLPSLISRMAPIDAKGTAMGVYSTSQFFGAFIGGAVGGWFYGHFDVQGVFYGAAMLGLIWLVVAAGMKMPVMRSTVMAHVESDVDAELLEAEILKLAGIFEAKVVPEENAVFLRVDKKLFDPHALDVLLKPEMAEC, encoded by the coding sequence ATGAATTCAGCTGAAAAAAGCAGTGTATTTTCCATTGCGGGCATCTATGGCCTGCGCATGCTCGGGCTGTTCCTTATTCTGCCGGTATTTGCGCTCTATGCCGAAGGGCTTGAAGGGGTAACACCTACCACCATCGGCCTGGCGCTCGGTATCTACGGTTTTACCATGGCGATGCTGCAGATTCCGTTTGGCTGGCTCTCCGATCGTATCGGCAGGAAACCGGTCATTGCAGGTGGCCTGCTGATCTTCGCGGTCGGCAGTGTGGTGGCTGCGATGGCCGACTCGATCTGGATGGTCATTGTCGGGCGCGCCCTGCAGGGCTCCGGTGCGATTGCTGCGGCGATGATGGCACTGCTGGCCGACCTGACGCGTGAAGAGGTGCGCACCAAGGCGATGGCCGTAGTAGGCATGACGATCGGTTTCTCCTTTACCGTGGCGCTGATTGCCGGTCCTATGCTTAACAATTGGGTGGGTGTGGACGGCATTTTCTGGCTTACAGCCCTGTTTGCGCTGCTGGGCATTGCTGTGCTCTTCCTGCTGGTTCCCAATCCCGATCACCTCTCCATGCACTGTGATGTCGAGGCGGTACCCGGTGAATTCGGTCGTATTCTGAAGGATGGGCAGCTGCTCAGGCTCGATTTCGGCATTATGATTCTGCACAGTATCATGATGGCGCTGTTTATCGCGCTTCCCTTTGTGTTGCGCGATCACCTGAGTATTGATGCTGTTGATCACCCGTGGGTTTATCTGCCGGTACTGCTGGTGGCGATCGTATTTATGGTGCCGTTGATAATCATTGCCGAGAAGAAGGAGAAGATGAAGCAGGTATTCCTTCTCTGTATCAGCCTGATTACGGTTTCCTGCATCCTGCTCGGGCTCTGGCACGATTCGATGTTCTCTGTCATTGCAGCACTGCTGCTCTTCTTTATCGCTTACAATGTGCTGGAAGCTACACTGCCGTCCCTGATCTCGCGCATGGCACCGATCGATGCCAAGGGCACGGCCATGGGGGTCTACTCCACATCGCAGTTTTTCGGCGCTTTTATCGGCGGTGCGGTCGGTGGCTGGTTTTATGGCCATTTTGATGTGCAGGGCGTTTTTTACGGCGCAGCCATGTTGGGATTGATCTGGCTGGTTGTTGCTGCCGGCATGAAGATGCCGGTGATGCGCTCGACTGTCATGGCACATGTGGAATCTGATGTTGATGCTGAGCTGCTTGAGGCGGAAATCCTGAAACTTGCGGGTATTTTCGAGGCGAAGGTGGTGCCGGAAGAGAATGCGGTATTTCTGAGAGTGGATAAAAAACTTTTTGACCCGCATGCTTTGGATGTGCTGCTGAAGCCTGAAATGGCTGAATGTTGA
- a CDS encoding cation:proton antiporter, which produces MFPETASPTTTFVIAVLIATAAQMLASRFRFPPILLWLLAGMALGPFGLHAMHVETIEAALHTLIELGLAIILFEGGLSLNLKELRANGWVVGRMVIFGPLLTILIGATVANMMTGIDWPLALLFGALVSVGGPTVILPIIRQMRLGRKISHVLTAEAMLIDVVGAILAIVFLQLALTPDIPNLIVAQEILLKIVVGFFIGLAGGRLLAMLLSSEWSRDVEIRTILTLSSVWGVFLLSDSISSQAGLLAVLMMGATLQRMEVHDIQRLKHFKGSLSMLLISVLFVLLAAHMDLGVMVDYLYPGLLIFAILVFYARPLAILLSTFGSHLSFNESLYLAGMAPRGVVAAGITSLFALILKENGNPQSDMLVALVYIIIISSVLGYSLFARPLKKLLSIDGGDERSVLIVGGGQIGAELGRALGEDREVRFLDLNSEVVTSLQRSGYNAICGNALDPLFWEIIHAEEIGAVIVMTGSSDHNLLIARLASENFHTPEIYVALQEDGAEKHSNLIHQLQARRLFAKPYNFTYWNDQAYRKRLLFESRFIEEDSRLIGEKMCDVRIPHGVQPIAIVREGKTLIPHDNLKFAAGDEIKVLMRPDRMQEGQPLILPPASKLQEEPKDA; this is translated from the coding sequence ATGTTTCCTGAAACCGCCTCTCCCACCACCACCTTTGTCATTGCCGTACTGATTGCCACGGCAGCACAGATGCTGGCCAGCCGCTTCCGCTTTCCGCCGATCCTGCTCTGGCTGCTTGCCGGCATGGCGCTGGGCCCGTTCGGCCTGCATGCCATGCATGTGGAGACGATCGAGGCGGCGTTGCACACGCTGATAGAACTTGGCCTTGCCATTATCCTCTTCGAGGGGGGGTTAAGCCTTAACCTGAAGGAGTTAAGGGCCAACGGCTGGGTGGTTGGCCGTATGGTCATCTTCGGACCGTTATTGACGATCCTGATTGGCGCCACGGTCGCCAACATGATGACCGGTATCGACTGGCCGCTGGCGCTTCTGTTCGGCGCGCTGGTCTCGGTGGGTGGACCCACCGTGATCCTGCCGATCATTCGCCAGATGCGTCTGGGGCGTAAAATCAGCCATGTCCTAACTGCCGAGGCGATGCTGATCGATGTGGTCGGCGCCATCCTGGCCATTGTATTCCTGCAGCTGGCACTCACTCCCGACATTCCCAACCTGATCGTTGCGCAGGAGATCCTGCTGAAAATTGTTGTCGGTTTCTTTATCGGCCTGGCAGGCGGCCGCCTGCTGGCCATGCTGCTCTCCAGCGAATGGAGCCGGGATGTCGAAATCCGCACCATTCTTACCCTCTCCTCGGTATGGGGCGTTTTCCTGCTCTCCGACAGCATCAGTTCGCAGGCAGGCCTGCTGGCTGTGCTGATGATGGGCGCAACCCTGCAGCGCATGGAGGTTCACGACATCCAGCGCCTGAAACACTTCAAGGGCAGCCTCTCAATGCTGCTGATCTCGGTACTGTTCGTGCTGCTGGCCGCACATATGGATCTGGGCGTCATGGTCGACTACCTCTATCCGGGCCTTCTGATCTTCGCGATCCTCGTCTTTTACGCCCGCCCACTGGCCATACTGCTCTCCACCTTCGGCAGCCACCTCTCCTTTAACGAGAGCCTGTATCTTGCCGGCATGGCGCCACGAGGTGTGGTCGCTGCAGGTATCACGTCGCTGTTTGCCCTGATCCTGAAAGAGAATGGCAACCCCCAGAGCGATATGCTGGTCGCTCTGGTCTATATCATCATCATCTCCTCCGTACTCGGTTACAGCCTCTTCGCCAGGCCTTTGAAAAAACTGCTCTCCATCGATGGTGGCGATGAGCGTTCGGTACTGATCGTCGGCGGCGGCCAGATTGGCGCAGAACTTGGCCGAGCCCTGGGTGAGGATCGGGAGGTTCGATTCCTCGATCTCAATAGTGAAGTGGTCACCAGCCTGCAGCGTTCCGGTTACAACGCGATCTGCGGCAATGCGCTTGATCCGCTGTTCTGGGAGATCATCCATGCCGAAGAGATCGGTGCAGTGATTGTCATGACCGGCTCCTCCGACCACAACCTGCTGATAGCAAGGCTTGCCAGCGAAAACTTCCACACCCCTGAAATCTATGTCGCCCTGCAGGAGGATGGTGCCGAGAAGCACAGCAACCTGATCCACCAGCTGCAGGCGCGCAGGCTCTTCGCCAAACCGTACAACTTCACCTACTGGAACGATCAGGCTTACCGCAAACGTCTGCTGTTTGAGTCCCGATTCATTGAAGAGGATTCACGACTGATCGGAGAGAAGATGTGCGACGTTCGCATTCCGCACGGCGTACAACCTATTGCCATTGTGCGTGAAGGCAAAACCCTGATCCCGCATGACAACCTTAAATTCGCCGCTGGCGACGAGATCAAGGTACTGATGCGCCCCGATCGCATGCAGGAGGGGCAGCCGCTGATCCTGCCTCCGGCCAGCAAGCTGCAAGAAGAACCTAAAGACGCCTGA